One Desertifilum tharense IPPAS B-1220 DNA window includes the following coding sequences:
- a CDS encoding SRPBCC family protein — protein MTDWLEHSVQVEVAVPIETSWELWSDLEQMPRWMKWIDSVKVLEDNPDLSRWKLATGGLEFSWLSRILKLVPHQIIQWESVDGLPNRGAIRFYDRHGSSIVKLTVAYAIPGILGQLMDNLFLGRVVESTIQADLERFREYALKHEGSKA, from the coding sequence ATGACAGACTGGTTAGAACATAGCGTTCAAGTAGAAGTAGCAGTCCCCATTGAAACCTCCTGGGAACTGTGGTCCGATTTAGAACAGATGCCACGCTGGATGAAGTGGATAGACTCAGTTAAGGTTTTAGAAGATAATCCCGATCTATCGCGTTGGAAACTCGCTACTGGTGGTTTAGAGTTTAGCTGGCTATCCCGCATCCTCAAGCTTGTTCCCCATCAAATCATTCAATGGGAATCAGTGGATGGTTTACCCAATCGCGGCGCAATCCGCTTTTACGACCGCCACGGCAGCAGTATCGTTAAACTTACGGTAGCCTATGCCATTCCCGGTATCCTAGGTCAGCTTATGGATAATCTGTTTCTCGGTCGCGTGGTAGAATCGACCATTCAAGCCGATTTAGAACGCTTCCGCGAATACGCGCTGAAACACGAGGGTTCTAAGGCTTAA
- the zds gene encoding 9,9'-di-cis-zeta-carotene desaturase, which produces MRVAIVGAGLAGLATAIDLADAGHEVEIFESRPFVGGKVGSWVDADGNHVEMGLHVFFGCYYNLFELMQKVGAIDSLLLKDHIHTFINRGGVTGALDFRFITGAPFNGLKAFFTTSQLSLQDKLQNAIALGTSPIVRGLVDFEGAMRTIRDLDRISFADWFRKQGGSQGSLKRMWNPIAYALGFIDTEKMSARCMLTIFQLFAARTEASVLRMLEGSPDEYLHQPILRYLEARGTKVYTRRRVREVQFREENGKTHVTGIVVAQGETEELVTADAYVAACDVPGIQRLLPEAWRKWSEFDNIYKLDAVPVATVQLRFDGWVTELNDPQQRQQLQKAAGIDNLLYTADADFSCFADLALTSPSDYYREGQGSLLQVVLTPGDPFIKQNNEAIAQHVLKQVHDLFPSSRELNMTWYSVVKLAQSLYREAPGMDPYRPPQKTPIPNFFLAGSYTQQDYIDSMEGATLSGKQAAKAILESISA; this is translated from the coding sequence ATGCGAGTTGCGATCGTTGGAGCGGGGTTAGCAGGTCTAGCAACAGCTATCGACTTAGCGGATGCAGGTCATGAGGTCGAAATCTTTGAATCTCGTCCGTTTGTTGGCGGTAAGGTCGGCAGTTGGGTAGATGCGGATGGCAACCATGTTGAGATGGGATTGCACGTCTTTTTTGGCTGCTATTACAATCTGTTTGAACTGATGCAGAAAGTCGGCGCTATCGATAGCCTGCTGCTGAAAGACCACATCCACACCTTTATCAACCGAGGCGGCGTCACAGGCGCTTTGGACTTTCGCTTTATCACTGGCGCGCCGTTCAATGGATTAAAGGCGTTTTTCACCACCTCCCAACTGTCGCTACAAGATAAACTGCAAAATGCGATCGCCCTCGGCACCAGCCCGATCGTCCGAGGTTTGGTAGACTTTGAAGGAGCCATGCGAACCATCCGCGACTTAGACCGGATCAGCTTTGCGGACTGGTTTAGAAAACAAGGCGGTTCCCAAGGTAGCCTCAAGCGCATGTGGAACCCCATCGCCTACGCTTTAGGATTTATCGATACCGAGAAGATGTCAGCGCGTTGTATGCTGACAATTTTCCAACTCTTCGCCGCCAGAACCGAGGCTTCGGTGTTGCGGATGTTGGAAGGTTCCCCGGATGAATACCTGCACCAACCGATTTTGCGCTATTTAGAAGCCAGAGGGACGAAAGTTTATACCCGTCGCCGCGTTCGGGAAGTTCAATTTCGCGAAGAAAACGGCAAAACCCACGTCACCGGAATCGTTGTGGCGCAAGGGGAAACCGAAGAACTCGTTACGGCTGACGCCTATGTCGCCGCCTGCGACGTTCCCGGAATTCAACGCCTCTTACCGGAAGCTTGGCGCAAATGGTCGGAATTTGACAACATTTACAAGCTAGATGCGGTTCCCGTCGCCACCGTTCAACTGCGGTTTGATGGGTGGGTGACAGAACTCAACGATCCGCAACAGCGCCAACAACTGCAAAAAGCCGCAGGAATTGATAATTTACTCTATACGGCGGATGCCGATTTCTCCTGTTTTGCCGATCTCGCCTTAACCAGTCCCAGCGATTACTATCGAGAAGGACAAGGTTCGCTGTTGCAGGTTGTTCTCACTCCTGGCGACCCATTTATTAAACAAAACAATGAGGCGATCGCGCAACATGTCCTCAAGCAAGTCCACGATCTGTTCCCCTCTTCGCGAGAACTGAACATGACTTGGTATAGTGTCGTTAAGCTGGCGCAATCTCTCTATCGCGAAGCACCGGGAATGGACCCCTATCGTCCTCCCCAAAAAACCCCCATTCCGAATTTCTTCCTTGCGGGGAGTTACACCCAACAAGACTACATCGATAGTATGGAAGGTGCGACCCTTTCCGGTAAACAAGCTGCCAAAGCGATTTTAGAATCGATTTCGGCTTAA